Proteins encoded together in one Coffea arabica cultivar ET-39 chromosome 2c, Coffea Arabica ET-39 HiFi, whole genome shotgun sequence window:
- the LOC113724472 gene encoding uncharacterized protein translates to MGDSNDKAICSKLSLSSSSSSGDSEPEELQLIERAPPFWRNPRGKKLSKQLSMCETPRDIAWDRRRRQILQQERKKNGINNENDYLTDEDLNELKGSIELGFGFNEEQGQGLCNTLPALDLYFAVNRQFSTSPVLSPATPNSNRSSGSTTGSSSLSSLGDSSKSLGERSSSFGSPRSGDSDSWKILAPGDDPQQVKTKLRHWAQAVACSVMQSY, encoded by the exons ATGGGAGATTCCAACGATAAAGCCATCTGTTCAAAATTATCATTGTCATCATCGTCTTCTTCTGGAGATTCTGAACCGGAGGAGTTGCAACTTATAGAAAGAGCTCCACCATTTTGGAGGAATCCTAGAGGGAAAAAATTGTCTAAACAACTTTCCATGTGTGAGACTCCCAGAGACATCGCATGGGACAGGCGTCGACGCCAAATCCTtcagcaagaaagaaagaagaatggGATCAATaatgaaaatgattacttgaCAGATGAGGACCTGAATGAGCTCAAAGGAAGCATTGAGCTTGGGTTTGGATTCAATGAAGAACAGGGTCAAGGTCTATGCAACACATTGCCTGCGCTTGATCTTTATTTCGCAGTCAATCGCCAGTTTTCCACGAGCCCTGTTTTGTCCCCAGCTACTCCTAATAGCAACCGATCTTCGGGTTCAACTACAGGCTCATCATCATTGTCTTCTCTTGGAGACTCATCAAAGTCTCTTGGAGAAAGATCTTCATCATTTGGAAGCCCCAGAAGCGGCGACTCAGATTCATGGAAGATTTTGGCCCCAG GCGATGATCCTCAACAAGTAAAAACAAAATTGAGGCATTGGGCACAAGCCGTTGCATGTTCTGTGATGCAATCTTATTAA
- the LOC140035730 gene encoding uncharacterized protein: protein MSFVHAKCSVEERRDLWCNLLNDKPISLPWCIGGDFNVILAAHEKSGGRPFTISEGVDFMSFMEEAGVFDIGFSGASFTWSNNRRGRARVSKRLDRFLINGSCLEISDVISVIHLARHPSDHAPLKISFADQSDNKPRPFRFLNIWTTKPELLEVIRQAWNQDVVGSPLRVLCSKLLATRRAIQVWNKQHFGNIFDAVRSAEMAVQRAEQVVDQNASEEFHVQLSKAQAELRHALSIEEQFWSQKARIKWLAKGDRNSRYFHAVVKQRRAQGRIHRIKNSNGIWVETNTEIVSEAIT from the coding sequence ATGTCGTTTGTCCATGCCAAGTGTTCAGTCGAGGAGCGTCGAGATTTATGGTGCAATTTATTAAATGATAAACCAATCTCTCTTCCTTGGTGTATTGGGGGTGACTTTAATGTCATCTTAGCTGCTCATGAAAAAAGTGGTGGTCGTCCATTCACAATATCGGAGGGGGTGGATTTCATGTCTTTCATGGAGGAGGCTGGGGTTTTTGATATAGGCTTTTCTGGAGCTAGTTTCACCTGGTCTAATAATCGGAGAGGTAGAGCTAGAGTTTCAAAGAGGTTGGATAGGTTTCTAATTAATGGGTCGTGCTTGGAAATTTCAGATGTAATTTCTGTGATTCACTTGGCAAGACATCCTTCAGATCATGCACCGTTGAAGATTTCTTTTGCGGATCAATCAGACAATAAGCCGCGGCCTTTCCGTTTCTTGAATATATGGACTACCAAACCCGAACTCTTGGAGGTTATTCGACAAGCTTGGAATCAAGATGTGGTTGGTTCTCCGTTACGTGTACTATGCTCCAAATTATTGGCAACAAGGAGGGCTATTCAAGTATGGAATAAACAACATTttggaaatatatttgatgctgTGCGATCTGCGGAAATGGCAGTCCAACGGGCAGAACAAGTTGTGGATCAAAATGCCTCCGAGGAATTTCATGTTCAGCTTAGCAAGGCTCAGGCGGAATTACGTCATGCACTatcaattgaagaacaattttgGAGCCAAAAGGCCAGAATAAAATGGCTTGCAAAGGGAGATCGTAATTCAAGGTATTTTCATGCGGTTGTTAAGCAGAGACGAGCTCAAGGAAGGATACACCGTATCAAAAATTCCAATGGTATTTGGGTGGAGACGAATACTGAAATAGTATCTGAAGCAATAACATAA